One region of Acanthopagrus latus isolate v.2019 chromosome 24, fAcaLat1.1, whole genome shotgun sequence genomic DNA includes:
- the nbeal1 gene encoding neurobeachin-like protein 1 isoform X1, with translation MASKERLYEVWMLYCTKKDPDYLKLWLEIFIGSYERCLDVDFEKSPSRPEEVPPVLTLLPDNILQVLRHQLLQCVQKASDGLEPEQQNLALLLLKFLIIICRNLSNVEEIGTCSYINHIITMTTLYIQQLKSKTKEKEMVDQSQAEEFVRHALAFCESLYDPYRNWRHRTCGEQLGTVEKSRQKYKAAPLTVEFVPFFYQCFQESEHLKESLKCCLLHLFGAIVAGDQRNALLAISPATMEVLMRVLADCSMGSCSSDEGEDWDSEAPDRKALLTLGCLREVVQRLLAASSDQRQVEIASVLENYFKLLNSDPAAVVAARQQQQSKGQMPTLGRHWESRFVALQVNMLDTIRDMFLCSDRPVLQAIFLNSNCFEHLTRLLQNSKLVNARCTAADKDQKDITNNRLLTGERDTQVFQGRLDSLAVATIKALTTVMHKSPAAKEVFKERIGYNHLYEVLTSLGQPSRHLLKELMNMAVEGEHTSVGLLGISNVEPLLLLVQWLPELDSSEQQLFTADWLRRLSCLNRQTRATCVNAAMVMRALAGLERHQRLHRACAESLLGLLGSLGSQSLSAKELLGFLRFLRPSESTQAHPLVGPALKALLTMVRKQGLESAMQYFDLSPSMAGIVVPTVHRWPGSAFSFLAWLSLDQDQLGPPSKDKRKQLYSFFTPGGTGFEAFISSAGTLVVAVCTKKEYVTVMLPDYCFCDSLWHSIGVVHVPGKRPFGQSLVYIYVDGQQKLSATLKFPTMTEPFISCCIGSAGHRTTTPPPSQIPDPPFSSATTPTTRSSLGGILSPQTWGGLLGGKSESVTKLISAGTQDSEWGSPTSLQGQLGSVMVFHEPLQPNHIKAICSAGPNCISPFKAQDSEVGDLYTKLLLHYSPKACRNPICLDLSPNMLHGRLTGNKVVNWDIKDMINCVGGLTVLFPILEQLALVTPDQQSSDPAAGSDFITPDVTTPADGDWVILPSNRASEARLEKNLVATFLLVLKHFLQRHPINQENLLHSHGVATLGALLQKLPAGHVDVSVLVAVQLLIEQVTCEKNQALLQQLHTHLLFNFNIWNKGDFPLRIGHIQYMSTVIKDNRKQFRKKCGVQFLFDTVRLYYGKNSNKESDLSDDDIRTIRASLCGLVKYYISKGMSQDEMHSILGYIAAIGDEDQLCGLLELLLSLLQSSLARDQLFLLLFEPGAADSCYALLLNNKHSDRLRELVFKLFERMLRCDRVYEKNKQRLRLREVGYAGLSLLFSELHITPTLIRCLLNQVLHTDPVVNYKDLMALVQLTHRAGPSVRLIVCKRVYQLLQSQQDAAVQISRQQCWQDTLMRLFLRGEGSLPLRGADTVSTCSLDLNRPSGSGSNRLELPLERKARTGSATRLDRLEDDRLSIGDTRSVDSLENGDVISLLDTPSSSASTEPQLHVKPWVVGKSGGLTLDLSHLQAYEGGESGSQTPGSMPSTPSPLETSKPFPGVSGDRDASSSLTEDSFLFSDNISLGESFNSTERAEEELCTMLLEIVLCVMWRGVEGSDDSAWLERGQVFSALTKLGTANELLLPVDQIKLSLMERMLEWAVSDNREASAATLPQHTENAVRLLHMVQDFLQAEGLVNPSLWTEKVLEETVTLMDSLMVWYSAGTQWFQLSQVGLRLLLGFMAQEDPDVCAMATAKLNGILQTKEVSSQDEACYLLGKVEGILRRSVKEQTEETYSFLVPLLRTLLSKVHRLLYMELHLPQLPDTNGSPSFFEDFQLYCNSPEWRVYLDKYIIPYMKQYEIETFSQGHETMALYWKECYEAFMVSLHKRERERGESKIRFQEQFVEPFTRRGRQENLRYNSMLKQQHSQNSATLRQWKAARRGLVCERGPWADRQQDEMHWRVSSAENFSRMRLKLVRNYNFDPHREASALRDNLGVHQQRVNPESLLLEAVKQVKVSDLEDDILELPEDDPAAANNQAEAEEAGQKEKLVLWEDCELVTVVDVVPGRLELTTQHIYFYDSSQEKEEGVGHDFKWPLSQIREVHLRRYNLRRSALEIFLIDQTNYFLNFKKEARNKVYSRMLLLRSLSLYGTRSPQELLKASGLTQKWVNREISNFDYLMQLNTIAGRTYNNLAQYPVFPWILADYTSEELDLSDPRVFRDLSKPVAVLNDRNAKAVREKYESFEDPTGTIDRFHYGTHYSNAAGVMHYLIRVEPFTSLHIQLQSGRFDCADRQFHSIPATWQTLMDNPNDVKELIPEFFYFPEFLENQNGFDLGRLQLSKERVNDVILPKWAKSPEDFIYKHRKALESEYVSAHLHEWIDLIFGYKQRGPAAVEALNVFYYCTYEGAVDLDAITDEKERKALEGMISNFGQTPCQLLKEPHPVRLSQEEVEKRKAQLDSCPLSMFEHLSDLKSFFVEGISDKVPLVKAVVPKNQSHSFITQGSPDTMVTVSQNCLVGTHGWLPYNKNISNYFTFIKDPTVSNSKTQRFLSGPFAPGVEVTAGLFVVSHDGKLLFSGGHWDSSLRVTSLVKGKTVGQHIRHMDIVTCLSTDHCGIHLISGSRDTTCMVWQVLQQGGAPVGLYPKPVQVLYGHTDEVVSVSISTELDMAVSGSRDGTVIIHTVRRGQYMRCLRPPCDSSLPLSILHLAVSWEGHLLVHTCLEGKATLKDKNALHLYSVNGKHLCSEPLMEQVTDMCVSGEYVVIGSEQGYLSIRDLYSLSLCTEPMAMRVPVRCVSVTKEQSHVLVGLEDGKLIIVGVGKPPEVKNSLRNYIAQSLEGSPLMASPLLAPLRARSPTRLLHQRDQLVFSPSPGPHKP, from the exons AAGGATCCAGACTACTTGAAGTTATGGCTGGAGATTTTTATCGGCTCTTATGAGCGATGCCTGGATGTCGACTTCGAAAAGTCACCATCAAG GCCAGAGGAGGTTCCCCCGGTGTTGACACTCCTCCCAGACAACATCCTGCAGGTTTTGCgccaccagctgctgcagtgcgTCCAGAAAGCCTCTGATGGCCTGGAGCCTGAGCAGCAAaacctggctctgctgctgctcaagtTCCTTATCATCATCTGCAG GAACCTATCCAACGTGGAGGAGATTGGCACTTGCTCTTACATCAATCACatcatcaccatgacaacactGTACATTCAGCAG cTGAAGAGCAAAACCAAAGAGAAGGAGATGGTGGACCAGAGCCAGGCTGAGGAGTTTGTCCGTCACGCGCTTGCTTTCTGCGAGAGCCTCTACGACCCGTACCGCAACTGGAGGCATCGAACCTGCGG gGAGCAGTTGGGTACGGTAGAGAAGAGTAGACAGAAGTACAAGGCTGCTCCTCTCACGGTTGAGTTTGTTCCTTTCTTTTACC AGTGCTTCCAAGAGAGCGAGCACCTAAAGGAGAGCCTGAAATGCTGTCTGCTGCACCTGTTTGGAGCCATAGTAGCTGGTGATCAG AGGAATGCTCTGCTTGCCATCTCCCCAGCCACCATGGAGGTTCTGATGCGGGTTCTGGCCGACTGTTCTATGGGCAGCTGCTCTTCAGACGAGGGCGAGGACTGGGACAGCGAGGCCCCCGACCGTAAGGCCCTGCTGACTCTGGGCTGCCTGAGGGAGGTGGTGCAGCGCCTACTGGCCGCAAGCTCTGACCAGCGGCAAGTGGAGATCGCCTCAGTGCTGGAAAACTACTTCAAGCTGCTCAACTCAGACCCGGCTGCTGTTGTGGCTGCTCGACAGCAACAGCAGTCCAAGGGCCAAATGCCAACACTGGGCAGACACTGGGAGAGCCGATTCGTGGCGCTGCAAGTAAACATGCTAG ACACTATCAGGGACATGTTCCTGTGTTCAGACAGGCCAGTTCTACAAGCCATCTTCCTCAATAGTAACTGTTTCGAGCATCTGACACGACTGCTGCAGAACAGCAAG ctggttAACGCTAGGTGCACGGCGGCAGACAAGGACCAGAAAGATATAACCAACAACAGGTTactgacaggagagagggaCACTCAG GTGTTTCAAGGGCGACTTGACTCCCTCGCTGTAGCAACCATCAAAGCCCTGACAACAGTGATGCACAAATCACCAGCTGCAAAG GAGGTGTTCAAGGAGAGGATTGGTTACAATCACCTTTATGAAGTTCTTACCTCACTCGGTCAGCCATCGCGGCACCTTCTCAAAGAGCTGATGAACATG GCTGTGGAGGGTGAGCACACCTCAGTGGGGCTCCTGGGCATCAGTAACGTGGAGCCCTTGTTGCTGCTGGTCCAGTGGCTCCCAGAGCTGGAttcatcagagcagcagctttttACGGCCGACTGGCTCCGCCGCCTCAGCTGCCTCAACCGACAGACCCGTGCCACATGCGTCAACGCTGCCATGGTCATGCGAGCACTGGCTGGCCTCGAACGCCACCAACGGTTACACCGAGCTTGTGCCGAGAGCCTGTTGGGGCTGCTGGGCTCACTGGGCTCTCAGTCCTTGAGTGCCAAGGAACTCCTGGGCTTCTTGCGCTTCCTCAGGCCATCAGAGTCTACACAAGCACACCCACTTGTAGGTCCTGCCTTAAAGGCGCTTCTGACCATGGTACGGAAGCAGGGCCTGGAAAGTGCCATGCAGTACTTTGACCTGTCACCCAGCATGGCCGGCATTGTAGTCCCAACAGTGCACCGCTGGCCAGGCTCTGCCTTCAGCTTTCTAGCCTGGCTGTCACTTGATCAGGACCAGTTGGGTCCACCTAGCAAGGACAAGAGGAAGCAACTCTACAG CTTTTTCACACCAGGAGGGACAGGGTTTGAGGCCTTCATCAGCTCAGCGGGGACACTGGTCGTGGCTGTATGCACGAAGAAGGAGTATGTCACAGTAATGCTGCCCGACTACTGCTTCTGTGACTCCCTCTGG CACAGCATCGGTGTGGTCCATGTACCAGGAAAGAGGCCATTTGGACAGAGTCTCGTCTACATTTATGTGGATGGACAGCAGAAACTGTCTGCCACCCTGAAGTTCCCCACCATGACTGAG CCGTTCATCTCCTGCTGCATCGGCTCAGCAGGCCACCGGACCAccactccccctccctcccagaTCCCAGaccctcccttctcctctgcCACCACACCCACCACGCGCTCCTCGCTGGGCGGCATCCTGTCACCGCAGACCTGGGGGGGCCTGCTTGGGGGGAAGTCTGAGTCTGTGACTAAGCTCATCTCTGCAGGGACTCAGGACAGCGAGTGGGGAAGCCCTACATCCTTGCAGGGCCAGCTGGGGAGTGTTATGGTCTTCCATGAACCCCTGCAGCCCAACCACATAAAAGCCATCTGCAGTGCTG GTCCAAACTGCATCTCCCCATTCAAAGCTCAAGATTCAGAAGTTGGAGACCTTTACACCAAGTTACTGCTGCACTACTCACCAAAG GCATGCAGGAACCCCATCTGTCTTGATCTGTCTCCAAACATGCTACATGGACGCCTGACTGGGAATAAAGTCGTCAACTGGGATATCAAG GATATGATCAACTGTGTGGGCGGCCTGACGGTGCTCTTTCCTATCCTGGAGCAGCTGGCCCTGGTGACCCCTGATCAACAGTCCAGTGATCCAGCAGCTGGTTCAGATTTTATCACCCCTGATGTGACCACGCCAGCTGACGGAGACTGGGTCATTCTCCCATCCAACAGAGCTTCAG aggcacGACTGGAGAAGAATCTGGTCGCCACCTTCTTGTTGGTACTAAAGCATTTCCTGCAGAGACACCCAATCAACCAGGAGAATCTGCTCCACTCGCATGGGGTCGCTACACTAGGAGCCCTGCTGCAGAAG CTGCCAGCAGGTCACGTGGATGTCAGTGTTCTGGTTGCCGTGCAGCTTCTGATTGAGCAGGTGACATGTGAGAAGAACCAGGCTCTGCTccagcagcttcacacacatctgctcttcaacttcaacatctggaacaaaGGAGACTTTCCCTTGCGGATAG GTCATATCCAGTACATGTCCACCGTCATCAAAGATAACAGGAAgcagttcagaaaaaaatgcGGAGTTCAGTTCCTTTTCGACACTGTGCGCCTCTATTACGG GAAGAACAGTAACAAGGAGAGCGACCTGAGCGACGATGACATTCGTACAATCCGAGCGTCTCTCTGTGGCCTCGTCAAGTACTACATCAGCAAGGGGATGTCGCAGGACGAGATGCACAGCATTCTGGGATACATCGCTGCCATCGGAGATGAGGACCAG ttgTGTGGCCTGCTGGAGTTGTTACTCAGCCTCCTTCAGAGCAGTCTGGCCAGAGACCagctcttcctgctgctctttgaGCCAGGGGCGGCCGACTCCTGCTACGCTCTCCTGCTCAATAACAAGCACTCAGACCGGCTCCGAGAGCTCGTTTTCAAG TTGTTTGAGCGCATGTTGCGCTGCGACCGCGTCTATGAGAAGAATAAGCAGCGCTTGCGGTTGAGGGAGGTGGGCTACGCCGGCCTATCTTTGCTGTTCTCCGAACTTCACATCACTCCCACCCTGATCCGCTGTCTCCTCAACCAGGTCCTCCACACAG ATCCTGTGGTAAACTACAAAGACCTGATGGCTCTGGTCCAGCTCACCCACCGGGCCGGACCCAGTGTTCGCCTCATTGTCTGCAAGAGG GTGTACCAGCTGCTACAATCCCAACAGGATGCTGCCGTCCAGATCTCAAGGCAGCAGTGTTGGCAGGACACTCTGATGCGACTCTTCCTGCGGGGTGAAGGGTCTCTGCCACTGCGGGGCGCAGACACTGTCAGCACCTGCAGCCTGGACCTGAACCGGCCCAGCGGCAGCGGTAGCAATCGCCTGGAGTTGCCACTGGAGAGGAAGGCACGGACAGGCAGCGCTACCCGCCTGGACCGGCTGGAGGACGACCGACTCAGCATAGGCGACACTCGCTCTGTGGACAGCCTGGAGAACGGAGATGTcatctcactgctggacacgCCATCTTCCTCAGCCTCCACCGAGCCACAACTTCACGTCAAGCCCTGGGTCGTGGGGAAGTCAGGGGGCTTGACGTTAGATCTGTCTCATCTGCAGGCCTATGAGGGCGGGGAGAGTGGCAGCCAGACGCCTGGCAGCATGCCCAGCACACCATCACCACTGGAGACCTCAAAGCCTTTCCCAGGGGTCTCCGGGGATCGAGATGCAAGTTCCTCCCTTACTGAAGACAGCTTTCTTTTTAGTGACAACATCTCGCTCGGGGAGTCCTTTAACAGCACTGAG CgggctgaggaggagctgtgcaCCATGCTGCTGGAGATCGTGCTGTGCGTGATGTGGCGTGGCGTTGAGGGCTCAGATGATTCAGCATGGCTGGAGCGCGGACAGGTCTTCTCAGCTCTTACCAAACTGGGAACAGCCAACgagctgctgcttcctgtcgACCAAATCAAACTCAG TCTCATGGAACGTATGTTGGAGTGGGCCGTAAGTGATAACCGCGAGGCATCAGCTGCCACGTTGCCTCAGCATACAGAGAATGCAGTTCGGTTGCTTCACATGGTACAAGACTTCCTGCAGGCGGAGGGCCTGGTCAATCCATCTCTGTGGACGGAGAAGGTGCTGGAAGAGACCGTGACCCTGATGGACAGCCTCATGGTGTGGTACTCGGCTGGCACCCAGTGGTTCCAGCTCTCTCAGGTTGGACTAAGACTGCTACTGGGCTTCATGGCTCAGGAGGATCCAGAT GTGTGCGCCATGGCCACCGCCAAGCTCAACGGCATCCTGCAGACAAAGGAGGTGTCCAGCCAGGACGAGGCCTGTTACCTGCTAGGTAAGGTGGAAGGAATCCTGCGGCGCTCCGTCAAGGAGCAAACGGAGGAGACATATTCCTTCCTGGTCCCCCTGCTGCGAACACTGCTCTCTAAAGTCCACCGCCTCCTCTACATGGAGCTGCACCTCCCCCAGCTGCCTGACACCAATGGCAGCCCCTCCTTCTTTGAGGACTTCCAGCTGTACTGCAACTCACCTGAGTGGCGCGTCTACCTCGACAAATAT ATTATCCCATACATGAAGCAGTATGAAATCGAAACATTTAGCCAGGGTCATGAGACCATGGCTCTCTACTGGAAGGAGTGCTACGAGGCTTTTATGGTCAGCCTGCAtaagcgagagagggagaggggtgaGAGCAAAATCCGCTTCCAG GAGCAATTTGTGGAGCCTTTCACGCGCCGAGGCCGCCAGGAGAACCTCCGCTACAACAGTAtgttgaagcagcagcacagccagaACAGTGCCACCCTCAGGCAGTGGAAGGCAGCACGTCGGGGtcttgtgtgtgagagagggccCTGGGCTGACAG GCAGCAGGATGAGATGCACTGGAGGGTTTCCAGTGCTGAGAACTTCTCACGCATGAGACTGAAGCTGGTCCGTAACTACAATTTTGACCCACACCGAGAGGCCAGCGCTCTGAGAGACAACCTAg GTGTCCATCAGCAGCGTGTAAACCCTgagtctctgctgctggaggctgtGAAGCAGGTTAAAGTCAGCGATCTGGAAGATGACATCCTGGAGCTGCCGGAGGACGACCCTGCTGCTGCCAACAACCA AGCTGAAGCAGAGGAGGCAGGCCAGAAGGAGAAGCTGGTGCTGTGGGAGGACTGCGAGCTGGTGACTGTGGTGGATGTGGTGCCCGGGCGCCTGGAGCTCACCACCCAGCATATCTACTTCTATGATAGCAGtcaggagaaagaagaag GAGTGGGCCATGACTTCAAATGGCCCCTGTCTCAGATCCGAGAGGTCCACCTGCGACGTTACAACCTGCGGCGTTCGGCTCTGGAGATCTTCCTCATCGACCAGACCAATTACTTCCTCAACTTCAAGAAGGAG GCGAGGAACAAGGTCTACAGCCGCATGTTGTTGCTGCGATCACTCAGCCTTTATGGGACCAGATCACCACAGGAGCTCCTCAAAGCCTCGGGACTCACACAG AAATGGGTGAACCGAGAGATCTCCAACTTTGACTACTTGATGCAGTTGAACACGATTGCAGGCAGAACGTACAACAATCTGGCTCAGTATCCAGTG TTTCCCTGGATTTTAGCTGACTACACTTCAGAGGAGCTGGACCTGTCTGATCCTCGAGTGTTCAGGGACCTTTCAAAGCCAGTGGCTGTTCTTAATGACCGAAACGCCAAGGCCGTTAGAGAGAA GTATGAAAGTTTCGAGGACCCGACAGGCACCATCGACAGGTTCCATTATGGCACCCACTACTCAAACGCTGCCGGAGTGATGCACTACCTGATCAGAGTGGAGCCCTTCACCTCACTGCACATCCAGCTGCAGAGTGGACG GTTTGACTGTGCCGACCGCCAGTTCCACTCAATACCTGCGACATGGCAGACGCTCATGGACAACCCCAACGACGTCAAAGAGCTAATCCCGGAGTTCTTCTACTTCCCAGAGTTCCTTGAGAACCAAAATG GCTTTGATCTGGGTCGCCTGCAGCTCTCTAAGGAAAGGGTAAACGATGTTATTCTGCCCAAATGGGCCAAGTCCCCTGAGGACTTCATTTACAAGCACCGTAAAGCCCTG GAGTCGGAGTACGTATCCGCTCATCTCCATGAGTGGATCGATCTGATCTTTGGTTACAAGCAGAGGGGTCCTGCAGCTGTGGAGGCCCTGAACGTCTTCTACTACTGCACATATGAGG GAGCGGTGGATCTGGACGCCATTACTGATGAAAAGGAGCGTAAAGCCCTGGAAGGCATGATCAGCAACTTTGGACAGACTCCCTGCCAGTTACTTAag GAGCCGCATCCAGTGCGACTGTctcaggaggaagtggagaagaggaaggctCAGCTCGACTCGTGTCCACTCAGCATGTTTGAACACCTCAGCGACCTCAAGTCCTTCTTTGTCGAG GGTATCAGTGACAAAGTGCCGCTGGTCAAAGCTGTGGTGCCAAAGAATCAGTCCCATTCTTTCATCACCCAGGGGAGCCCCGACACTATG GTGACGGTGAGTCAAAACTGCCTGGTTGGGACCCACGGGTGGCTGCCTTACAACAAGAACATCTCCAACTACTTCACCTTTATTAAGGACCCCACAGTGTCCAACAGCAA GACCCAGCGTTTCCTGTCTGGACCCTTTGCCCCCGGCGTGGAGGTCACAGCTGGATTATTTGTGGTCTCCCACGATGGCAAGTTGCTCTTCAGCGGTGGCCACTGGGACAGCAGCCTCCGGGTCACCTCCCTGGTTAAGGGCAAGACTGTGGGACAGCACATCCGACACATGG aCATTGTAACCTGCTTGTCAACGGACCACTGCGGCATCCACCTCATCTCCGGCTCCAGAGACACAACCTGCATGGTGTGGCAGGTTCTGCAGCAG GGTGGAGCTCCTGTGGGTCTCTATCCCAAACCAGTTCAGGTGTTGTATGGACACACGGACGAGGTGGTCAGTGTCAGCATCAGTACGGAGCTGGACATGGCTGTGTCTGGATCAAGG GATGGGACGGTGATCATCCACACGGTGCGTCGGGGTCAGTACATGCGTTGCTTGCGGCCGCCATGTGACAGttccctgcctctctccatcctccacctgGCCGTGTCCTGGGAGGGTCACCTGCTGGTGCACACCTGCCTGGAGGGCAAAGCAACACTCAAG gaTAAAAACGCTCTACATCTGTACTCAGTAAATGGGAAGCACCTTTGCAGTGAACCTCTGATGGAGCAGGTGACTGATATGTGTGTGTCGGGAGAGTATGTAGTCATCGGCAGTGAGCAGGGATACCTGTCCATCCGTGACCTCTACAG TCTGTCTCTTTGCACAGAGCCCATGGCCATGAGGGTGCCAGTGCGTTGCGTCTCGGTCACCAAGGAGCAGAGCCACGTCCTGGTGGGCCTGGAGGACGGCAAGCTGATCATCGTGGGCGTGGGCAAACCTCCGGAGGTAAAGAACTCGCTGAGGAACTACATCGCTCAGAGCCTGGAGGGATCGCCGCTCATGGCCTCCCCCCTGCTGGCCCCACTCCGAGCTCGCTCGCCAACCCGCCTGCTGCACCAGCGCGACCAGCTAGTGTTCAGCCCCTCTCCCGGCCCCCACAAACCCTAG